One Gimesia aquarii DNA segment encodes these proteins:
- a CDS encoding TauD/TfdA family dioxygenase, giving the protein MGILSDDQLPGPFSIPAAWKGDELIQRQDWLIHLNELQLQDLEQALDTISKEKLTFDQISKAQFPLPNLSPVLKQIQHQLEYGSGACQLKRFPVENYSSSELESLFWLLSIHLGTPVSQSATGEKVFHVRDEGYQVGQAQARGPNTRKRLSFHTDRCDVIGFLCIQPAVSGGNNQLVSSVSLYNEMRTKCPELANVLMQPFYYLRHNVDTGNQKPFCQQPIFSVHEGHFAASFLRVLIDRAYASPDLPEMSQAQQDALSQLETLAESPELNVTFQQEAGDLLFLNNWVIFHRRDEFEDADEDSLKRHLLRVWLSVPNSRPLDPLFADNYGNTKAGSIRGGMQPSK; this is encoded by the coding sequence TCAATCCCTGCAGCCTGGAAAGGTGATGAGCTGATTCAGAGACAAGACTGGTTGATCCATCTTAATGAACTACAGCTTCAAGATCTGGAACAAGCGCTGGATACGATTTCAAAAGAAAAACTGACTTTCGATCAGATTTCTAAAGCACAATTCCCGCTGCCAAACTTAAGTCCCGTTTTAAAACAAATTCAACATCAATTGGAATATGGCTCAGGAGCCTGTCAATTAAAACGATTCCCTGTCGAGAATTATTCTTCATCAGAGCTGGAGAGCCTTTTCTGGTTACTCTCGATTCATTTGGGAACACCAGTTTCTCAAAGTGCCACTGGAGAAAAAGTGTTTCATGTCAGGGACGAAGGCTATCAGGTGGGACAAGCACAGGCGCGGGGGCCAAACACACGCAAACGACTCAGTTTTCATACTGACCGTTGCGATGTTATCGGATTTCTCTGTATCCAACCCGCTGTTTCCGGCGGTAACAATCAACTTGTCAGCTCGGTTTCACTCTATAATGAGATGCGTACCAAATGCCCTGAATTGGCTAATGTTCTGATGCAGCCTTTTTATTATCTGCGTCATAATGTTGATACAGGTAACCAAAAACCATTCTGCCAACAACCAATTTTTTCAGTTCACGAAGGACATTTTGCAGCCAGTTTCTTACGTGTACTCATTGATCGTGCATATGCTTCTCCTGATCTGCCTGAAATGTCACAGGCACAACAAGATGCTCTGAGTCAACTGGAAACACTGGCGGAATCACCAGAATTGAACGTTACATTTCAGCAGGAAGCAGGTGACCTTCTCTTTTTGAATAACTGGGTAATCTTTCATCGCCGCGACGAGTTTGAAGACGCTGACGAAGATAGTTTAAAGAGACATTTGCTACGTGTCTGGTTGTCAGTCCCTAATAGCCGTCCGCTCGATCCACTATTTGCAGATAATTATGGAAACACAAAAGCCGGATCCATTCGAGGGGGTATGCAACCTTCGAAATAA
- a CDS encoding YbaN family protein, whose amino-acid sequence MTLDRIAFDEIHPAFLDTLDEVSVPTVTGIKKAAYLFFALVFFVLGVLGVALPVLPTTPFLLLTSFFLIRTSPRLNRALLRSPILGQVLKDWQQDGGIRMNVKIQAISIVVIIITATLILSPLSMPLKTTLVVLACIGILVVIRLPSLS is encoded by the coding sequence ATGACCTTGGACCGAATTGCGTTTGATGAAATCCATCCTGCTTTTTTAGACACACTTGATGAAGTCTCCGTTCCCACAGTAACAGGTATCAAAAAAGCAGCTTATCTGTTTTTTGCACTCGTGTTTTTTGTGTTAGGTGTTCTCGGTGTTGCGCTACCGGTACTTCCTACGACTCCGTTCCTCCTTTTGACCAGCTTTTTTCTAATCCGGACATCACCTCGATTGAATCGCGCTTTATTACGTTCCCCGATTTTGGGACAAGTTTTAAAAGACTGGCAGCAGGATGGTGGCATTCGAATGAATGTAAAAATCCAGGCGATTTCGATCGTTGTCATCATCATTACAGCGACGTTGATTCTTTCTCCGCTTTCAATGCCCCTCAAAACGACTCTCGTCGTCCTGGCCTGCATTGGAATTCTGGTCGTCATCCGACTCCCGAGCCTCTCCTGA